In one window of Desulfonatronospira thiodismutans ASO3-1 DNA:
- a CDS encoding ATP-binding protein, which translates to MIKRETYINRVRPFINKDMVKVFTGIRRSGKSTLLKLVQQELIADGVSENQIIMINFESMAYANRDFMSIYQELRHLSGNHGEKAYIFLDEIQELAGWEKMVNSLRVDLYCDLYITGSNSKLLSGELATYLAGRYIEVAVYPFSFQEIMKIKKEKQTELPVEEAFNLYLRFGGMPFLYENNLDATAALDYLKDIYNSIMLKDIIGRHAIRDVELFERILSYLLANVANPFSGSNIMKYLKNEKRAISLETLYNYISYSQEACLLYLTPRENVQGKRILKFQEKIFLADHGLREAIYGNNQRDINQILENIVFLELLRRGYTVRIGKSDAKEINFIAEKMSQRIYIQVAYLIPDQNVAEREFSALLGIKDNYPKMVLSLDKFDLSRKGIVHKNLINFLLEQDWRINTY; encoded by the coding sequence ATGATTAAACGAGAAACCTACATAAACAGGGTCAGGCCCTTTATCAACAAGGACATGGTAAAGGTCTTCACCGGTATTCGCCGTTCAGGCAAGTCAACCCTGTTGAAACTTGTTCAGCAGGAATTAATCGCTGACGGAGTTTCGGAAAATCAAATCATTATGATCAATTTCGAGAGCATGGCGTATGCTAATCGGGATTTCATGAGTATCTATCAGGAACTCAGGCATCTTAGCGGGAACCACGGCGAAAAGGCTTATATATTTCTCGATGAAATCCAGGAACTGGCCGGCTGGGAAAAAATGGTCAACTCTTTGAGAGTCGATCTGTATTGTGATCTCTACATTACAGGGTCGAACTCAAAACTGCTGTCCGGAGAGCTGGCCACATATCTTGCCGGCAGATATATCGAGGTTGCAGTCTATCCCTTTTCTTTCCAGGAAATAATGAAAATAAAGAAAGAAAAACAGACGGAACTGCCTGTGGAAGAAGCATTTAATCTCTACCTGAGGTTTGGAGGCATGCCCTTTCTTTATGAAAACAACCTTGATGCAACCGCTGCACTTGACTATCTCAAGGATATCTACAACTCCATCATGTTGAAAGATATTATCGGCAGGCATGCCATTCGTGATGTTGAGCTTTTTGAGCGAATCCTCTCCTATCTTCTCGCCAATGTTGCAAACCCGTTTTCAGGCTCAAATATCATGAAATATCTAAAAAACGAAAAAAGAGCGATCTCCCTGGAGACATTGTACAATTACATATCTTATTCCCAGGAAGCATGCCTTCTTTACCTGACACCGCGCGAAAACGTACAGGGCAAAAGGATATTGAAATTCCAGGAAAAAATCTTCCTGGCCGACCACGGTCTCCGTGAAGCCATCTACGGAAACAACCAGAGAGATATCAACCAGATTCTGGAAAACATTGTTTTTCTTGAGCTTCTAAGAAGAGGATACACCGTGCGTATCGGGAAGTCCGATGCAAAAGAGATAAACTTTATCGCGGAAAAAATGTCGCAAAGGATATATATCCAGGTTGCATACCTGATTCCTGATCAGAATGTCGCAGAACGGGAATTTTCAGCACTCCTGGGGATCAAGGACAATTACCCTAAAATGGTATTGAGTCTTGATAAGTTCGATTTAAGCCGGAAAGGTATCGTCCACAAAAACCTTATCAACTTTCTGCTGGAACAGGATTGGCGCATAAATACGTACTGA
- a CDS encoding sigma-54 interaction domain-containing protein — MLKNQRVNIYCKDIVEIMQEGLLVVAEDGTIQMVNHALENITGYSKEELLGQPCSIFKCDACKLLRQASSGAWCRLFERKEQVKRKCHLMRKDGSYITVLKTAAVLSDDQGQTMGAVEIVTDISEMDRLDRQLRQLTRTLDEESSFQGIVGHSRQMKNLFELVEKAAQSDFPVFICGESGTGKELVAQAIHNLSPRAEQPYIQVNCAALNESLLESELFGHVKGAFTGALQHRKGRFEAAHKGDIFLDEIGDLPMAMQVKLLRVLETKTFERVGDNRTISVDLRFITATNKNLPDLIARGGFREDLFYRINVIPIHLPPLRERKEDVPHLVDFFIKRLSRKNKKNIQGLSPEAMRIFMQYSWPGNVRELKSALEYSYVLAEGDRIRSENLPEYLKDGGNDFQAVDLPPAPAENLQQRQKQELIEALKQSSGNKSQAARLLGINRVTVLNRMRKYGIDLQRDVVY, encoded by the coding sequence ATGCTGAAGAATCAACGTGTCAATATTTATTGCAAGGATATAGTGGAAATAATGCAGGAAGGGCTTCTGGTGGTGGCTGAGGACGGCACCATCCAGATGGTCAACCATGCCCTGGAGAACATTACCGGATACTCCAAGGAGGAGCTTCTGGGCCAGCCCTGTTCCATTTTCAAGTGCGATGCCTGCAAACTGCTCAGACAGGCCTCCAGCGGTGCCTGGTGCAGGCTTTTCGAGCGCAAGGAGCAGGTCAAGCGAAAATGTCACCTCATGCGCAAAGACGGCTCTTATATCACGGTTCTCAAGACTGCAGCTGTTCTTTCCGACGACCAGGGACAGACCATGGGAGCAGTGGAAATCGTGACTGATATTTCGGAAATGGACAGGCTGGACCGGCAATTGCGCCAGCTTACCAGGACCCTGGATGAGGAGTCCAGCTTTCAGGGTATTGTAGGGCATTCCAGGCAAATGAAAAACCTGTTCGAGCTTGTGGAAAAGGCGGCCCAGAGCGATTTTCCTGTTTTTATCTGCGGTGAGTCGGGTACCGGCAAGGAACTGGTGGCCCAGGCCATACACAATCTTAGCCCCAGGGCGGAGCAGCCATATATTCAGGTCAACTGCGCCGCTCTCAACGAGTCCCTGCTGGAAAGCGAGCTTTTCGGGCATGTCAAGGGGGCCTTCACCGGTGCCCTGCAGCACCGCAAGGGGCGTTTCGAAGCAGCTCACAAAGGTGATATCTTCCTGGACGAAATAGGAGATCTGCCCATGGCCATGCAGGTCAAGCTGCTGCGCGTACTGGAAACCAAGACCTTTGAGCGGGTGGGGGACAACCGGACCATTTCCGTGGACCTGCGCTTTATAACCGCCACCAACAAAAACCTGCCGGACCTCATAGCCAGGGGAGGTTTCCGGGAGGACCTGTTTTACCGCATAAACGTCATCCCTATACACCTTCCTCCTTTGCGGGAAAGGAAAGAAGATGTGCCGCACCTGGTGGATTTCTTCATCAAGAGGCTTTCCAGAAAAAACAAGAAAAATATCCAGGGGCTGAGTCCTGAGGCAATGCGCATATTTATGCAGTATTCCTGGCCGGGCAATGTCCGGGAGCTGAAAAGCGCCCTGGAGTACAGCTATGTTCTGGCAGAGGGTGACAGGATACGCTCGGAAAATCTTCCGGAATATTTAAAGGACGGTGGCAACGATTTCCAGGCCGTAGACCTGCCCCCTGCGCCTGCAGAAAATCTGCAACAGCGCCAGAAACAGGAACTCATTGAGGCTCTGAAGCAAAGCAGCGGAAACAAGTCCCAGGCGGCCAGGCTGCTGGGGATAAATAGAGTTACGGTCCTGAACCGCATGCGCAAGTACGGCATAGATCTGCAGCGCGATGTTGTTTATTAA
- a CDS encoding c-type cytochrome, which yields MRKLIILAMAGAIFATQVGIGLAMFDGNPRQGRFLFREQCRPCHMEDATKEGAAGEYLGPDAKRQAEWEEVFGDIEALPCYDEWDLSEDELNHIGTYLHQGAADSPTPERCG from the coding sequence ATGAGAAAGTTGATTATTCTGGCTATGGCAGGGGCAATCTTTGCAACCCAGGTTGGAATCGGCCTGGCCATGTTCGATGGCAATCCGCGTCAGGGACGTTTCCTGTTCCGTGAACAGTGCCGCCCATGTCATATGGAAGATGCCACCAAGGAAGGTGCAGCCGGGGAATACCTGGGCCCTGATGCCAAACGCCAGGCTGAATGGGAAGAGGTCTTTGGAGACATTGAGGCTCTGCCCTGCTACGATGAATGGGATCTCAGCGAAGACGAACTCAACCACATCGGAACCTACCTGCATCAGGGTGCAGCAGATTCTCCCACTCCTGAAAGGTGCGGTTAA
- a CDS encoding molybdopterin-containing oxidoreductase family protein — protein MKDGKSPISRRRFLQTSMAAAAVGAGIQSPLVKGLVPGANAAGSRPDKDITSHYTACDMCFNRCGMIARKKNGVIKKLDPNPNCRKSRGMICAKGNAGIQHVYNPDRLKHPLKRKGKRGEGKWERISWEEALDHTAEQMQKIADEYSRCGIMFTPGVDAQSRFVEMFAEVFGSYNFTNHESLCLLSRNRAYLDTFGEVPTADVLHSRYIIIAGSNPLEAIMTPDTPDLVEARKNGCKVVVLDPRFTKTAALADEWHQIKPGTDMAFFLAMCHEIVKGERFCCPDNTHGYDKFVEHIKDYTPEWAEKECGIPAEDIKRISKEITEAAPRAMVYPGRRSSDYKQSTQIRRAMAIANVLLDNWDRPGGLMATREVGVRGWDYSPPFYPENPPDRADADQVPGLFSDIGSFQLLREAIIKQEPYPIRGWFSFKTNFLQTGANRQKTIKMLENIDFFVNIDIMMSDTAWYADIVLPGNSFLEREDPVTALQGSSACACAFLRDPVIDNMFESRPPLWILQELAKRMDLEEHFDFTMDEYREAQLRDLEGALEIMRQDGIYFNPSQAYGIYAGDPLKTLSGVKEIYNQRYEQWGIEPMPVYNPPQMPDKDEFRLIVGRPAYFTQSRTNNELLTEFMEENTLHMNPDAAQRLGLEDGDLVEVESSSGKGRLRLEIDGGIEKQTVYMVTGFGSLSPQMSQIYQKGASIAEIQEDAYDEICANMAMHETFVNVRKVS, from the coding sequence ATGAAAGACGGCAAGAGTCCCATCAGCAGGAGGAGGTTTTTGCAGACTTCCATGGCTGCTGCCGCTGTGGGAGCCGGGATACAGAGCCCGCTGGTAAAGGGGCTGGTGCCCGGGGCAAATGCCGCAGGCTCTCGTCCGGACAAAGATATCACCTCTCATTATACGGCCTGCGACATGTGCTTCAACCGTTGCGGAATGATCGCCCGAAAAAAGAACGGAGTCATAAAAAAACTGGACCCCAATCCCAATTGCCGCAAATCCAGGGGGATGATCTGTGCCAAAGGCAACGCCGGAATTCAGCACGTATACAACCCGGACCGCCTGAAGCACCCGCTGAAGCGCAAAGGCAAGCGCGGAGAAGGCAAGTGGGAGAGAATCAGCTGGGAAGAGGCTCTGGACCATACAGCGGAACAGATGCAGAAAATCGCCGACGAGTATTCCCGGTGCGGCATCATGTTTACCCCTGGAGTGGATGCCCAGTCCAGGTTTGTGGAGATGTTCGCTGAGGTGTTCGGCTCCTACAACTTCACCAATCACGAGTCCCTGTGCCTGCTAAGCCGCAACAGGGCCTACCTGGATACTTTCGGCGAGGTGCCCACAGCGGACGTACTGCACAGCAGATATATAATCATTGCCGGCTCCAATCCCCTGGAGGCCATAATGACCCCGGACACCCCGGATCTCGTCGAAGCCAGGAAGAACGGCTGCAAAGTAGTTGTCTTAGACCCCAGGTTCACCAAGACCGCTGCCCTGGCCGATGAGTGGCACCAGATCAAACCGGGCACTGACATGGCCTTTTTCCTGGCCATGTGCCACGAGATAGTCAAGGGCGAACGCTTTTGCTGCCCGGATAATACTCATGGGTATGACAAGTTCGTGGAGCATATCAAGGACTACACTCCTGAATGGGCGGAAAAGGAATGCGGCATCCCGGCCGAGGATATAAAACGCATATCCAAGGAAATCACTGAAGCCGCTCCCAGAGCCATGGTCTACCCTGGACGGCGCAGTTCGGATTACAAGCAGTCCACCCAGATAAGAAGGGCCATGGCCATAGCCAACGTTCTCCTGGACAACTGGGACCGCCCTGGAGGGCTTATGGCCACCAGGGAAGTAGGGGTCCGAGGCTGGGATTACTCTCCGCCTTTCTACCCGGAAAATCCGCCTGACCGGGCGGATGCCGATCAGGTTCCCGGGTTGTTCAGCGACATAGGTTCTTTTCAGCTTCTGCGCGAGGCCATTATCAAGCAGGAACCCTATCCCATCAGGGGCTGGTTTTCTTTCAAGACCAACTTTCTGCAGACCGGGGCCAATCGCCAGAAAACTATTAAAATGCTTGAAAACATTGACTTTTTCGTAAATATTGACATCATGATGAGCGATACCGCCTGGTATGCTGACATTGTTCTGCCTGGCAACAGCTTCCTGGAACGAGAAGACCCGGTGACGGCACTGCAGGGTTCCTCTGCCTGCGCCTGCGCTTTCCTGCGCGACCCGGTAATAGACAACATGTTCGAATCCAGGCCTCCCCTCTGGATTCTCCAGGAACTGGCCAAACGCATGGACCTGGAAGAGCATTTTGATTTCACCATGGACGAATACCGCGAAGCTCAGCTTAGAGACCTGGAAGGAGCCCTGGAAATCATGCGCCAGGACGGGATCTACTTCAATCCCAGCCAGGCTTACGGCATCTATGCCGGAGATCCCCTGAAGACCTTGAGCGGGGTCAAGGAAATCTACAACCAGCGCTACGAACAATGGGGAATCGAGCCCATGCCTGTCTACAATCCACCGCAGATGCCGGACAAGGACGAGTTCCGGCTCATAGTGGGACGGCCGGCTTACTTTACCCAGAGCAGGACCAACAACGAACTGCTCACCGAGTTCATGGAGGAGAACACTTTGCACATGAACCCTGATGCTGCACAACGCCTGGGTCTTGAAGACGGCGACCTGGTGGAAGTAGAGAGCAGTTCGGGCAAGGGCAGGCTCCGCCTGGAAATTGATGGAGGAATTGAGAAGCAGACCGTGTACATGGTCACCGGATTTGGCTCGCTGTCTCCACAGATGAGCCAGATTTACCAGAAAGGGGCCAGTATCGCAGAGATACAGGAGGATGCCTATGATGAAATCTGCGCCAACATGGCCATGCATGAGACCTTTGTAAACGTAAGGAAGGTGAGCTGA
- a CDS encoding 4Fe-4S dicluster domain-containing protein, with protein MKKKFAMVVDSSVCIDCKACMASCKVEHGLPRGYWRNWIKEKSPDFSMGKNTYAHYQPGGCMHCDNPTCVHACPSGATYKEEETGIVQINKDMCIGCGNCVVACPYSARYRHPTLRVPDKCDYCQDRLAMGLQPACVDTCPTKARVFGDINDSESEAATLLKDREWVQINTEPEDTDPNMYYLADTEPMDWPGEVEYPAAHATMTRLVNPLFKVAVGLSALGAAVMFIKQITSGSETSGHDEKKEEA; from the coding sequence ATGAAAAAGAAATTCGCCATGGTCGTCGACTCATCGGTGTGCATCGACTGCAAGGCCTGTATGGCCTCCTGCAAGGTGGAGCACGGCCTTCCACGGGGCTACTGGCGTAACTGGATCAAGGAGAAGTCTCCTGACTTTTCCATGGGCAAGAACACCTATGCCCATTATCAACCGGGGGGGTGCATGCACTGCGACAACCCCACCTGCGTGCACGCCTGCCCCAGTGGGGCCACGTACAAAGAAGAGGAAACAGGCATTGTCCAGATCAACAAGGATATGTGCATAGGTTGCGGCAACTGCGTGGTGGCCTGCCCTTATTCAGCCCGGTACCGCCATCCCACCTTAAGGGTCCCGGACAAGTGCGATTACTGCCAGGACCGCCTGGCCATGGGACTGCAGCCGGCCTGCGTGGATACCTGTCCCACCAAGGCCAGGGTCTTCGGGGATATCAACGATTCCGAGAGTGAAGCAGCTACCCTGCTAAAAGACAGAGAGTGGGTCCAGATAAACACCGAACCCGAGGACACCGATCCCAATATGTACTACCTGGCCGACACCGAGCCCATGGACTGGCCCGGGGAAGTTGAATACCCCGCAGCCCATGCCACCATGACCCGTCTGGTGAACCCCCTGTTCAAGGTGGCTGTAGGGCTGTCAGCACTGGGCGCTGCAGTCATGTTTATAAAGCAGATCACTTCGGGCTCCGAGACCTCCGGGCACGATGAAAAAAAGGAGGAGGCATAA
- a CDS encoding formate dehydrogenase subunit gamma: protein MQEKMIPRHDKGGIFIHWFNAVCWITLTLTGLGLINEHWNPLGGWYPAMMRTIFGSPEMLLNVHMYLGLFWAIVMIIYVLGRITESLAFAKEAFTLNPSRDMTWMVKKNIQLTMGDKMLKKLGMTTDIPPQGFYNAGQKLFAQISIIAGAILIVTGVIMFLSTMVLDNPTPVAWSRTIHYLFATLALAGLIVHIYMAAISREERPAFKSMFTGKVPESYAKHHHELWYNQIKDKI from the coding sequence ATGCAGGAAAAAATGATTCCGCGCCACGATAAAGGCGGCATTTTCATTCACTGGTTCAATGCCGTTTGCTGGATCACCCTGACCCTCACCGGGCTGGGGCTCATAAACGAGCACTGGAACCCCCTGGGAGGCTGGTACCCGGCCATGATGCGCACCATCTTCGGCAGTCCGGAAATGCTTTTGAATGTGCATATGTACCTGGGCCTTTTCTGGGCCATAGTCATGATAATCTACGTCCTGGGGCGCATTACCGAGAGCCTGGCTTTTGCAAAGGAAGCCTTCACTCTCAACCCTTCCCGGGATATGACCTGGATGGTCAAGAAAAATATCCAGCTGACCATGGGTGACAAGATGCTCAAAAAACTGGGCATGACTACGGACATTCCGCCCCAGGGCTTTTACAATGCCGGGCAGAAGCTCTTTGCCCAGATATCCATCATTGCCGGGGCCATACTTATTGTCACCGGGGTTATCATGTTTCTTTCCACCATGGTCCTGGACAACCCGACACCCGTAGCCTGGTCCAGGACCATCCACTATCTCTTTGCCACCCTGGCCCTGGCCGGACTTATCGTGCACATCTATATGGCAGCCATCTCCAGGGAGGAAAGACCGGCATTCAAATCCATGTTCACCGGCAAGGTCCCTGAAAGCTATGCCAAACATCACCATGAACTCTGGTACAACCAGATAAAAGACAAGATATAG
- a CDS encoding rhodanese-like domain-containing protein produces MKFSRITSFVISVLALMAFSNPLHAAEEKVWWEDAEKKAEEQGYRLIDTSELHRLYKEEAEMTVIDNRYEYEFKHSTILPGAVNVPFRPAERSSLDSGKKEQLISATGEDKERRIIFYCRSFRUVQSGIAARWAVRLGYENIYRYKAGIMAWEEKYPEMVETP; encoded by the coding sequence ATGAAATTTTCCAGAATCACTTCATTTGTAATATCAGTCCTGGCCTTGATGGCTTTTTCAAACCCCCTTCATGCCGCAGAAGAAAAAGTCTGGTGGGAAGACGCCGAAAAAAAGGCTGAAGAACAAGGCTACAGGCTCATAGACACATCAGAACTGCACAGGCTCTACAAAGAAGAAGCGGAGATGACAGTTATCGACAACCGCTATGAATACGAATTCAAGCATTCAACCATCCTTCCAGGTGCAGTAAACGTCCCTTTCCGGCCCGCTGAACGCAGCAGCCTGGATTCAGGTAAAAAAGAACAGCTCATAAGCGCCACGGGCGAAGACAAGGAGCGCAGAATCATATTTTACTGCCGCAGCTTCAGGTGAGTGCAGAGCGGCATTGCGGCCAGGTGGGCCGTTCGTCTTGGATATGAAAACATATACCGCTACAAGGCAGGCATCATGGCCTGGGAGGAAAAGTATCCGGAGATGGTGGAGACCCCATGA
- a CDS encoding TorD/DmsD family molecular chaperone — MSNDNILPGSITGLDSAGRQQILQAVEHLIQVFWSRDGRKNWEELWENSISVWNGLQGVVFKGTPRIAAYLDEIQSRGQKPETLQELESVFVETFINTHGGVSAPLYHSCYHGEEQLLMQQPALEMQKRLSEAGLEPQNPGEPVDHLCLELEYLYFLMSLYLQDPDPETAAEIADFSGNFMLPWIQEFMQRIPADAPGAAFFANTAEAMQDLLQLLGRTS, encoded by the coding sequence ATGAGCAATGACAACATCCTGCCAGGCAGTATTACCGGTCTGGACTCCGCCGGCCGGCAGCAGATCCTGCAGGCCGTAGAGCATCTGATTCAGGTGTTCTGGAGCCGTGACGGTCGCAAAAACTGGGAAGAACTCTGGGAAAACTCCATTTCTGTATGGAACGGTCTGCAGGGCGTTGTCTTCAAAGGCACTCCTCGCATTGCCGCATACTTAGATGAAATCCAGTCCCGGGGACAGAAGCCTGAGACTTTACAGGAGCTGGAAAGCGTCTTTGTAGAAACATTTATAAATACTCACGGCGGAGTCAGCGCCCCTTTGTACCATTCCTGCTACCATGGAGAAGAACAGCTGCTGATGCAGCAGCCGGCCCTGGAAATGCAAAAAAGGCTCAGCGAGGCCGGTCTGGAACCCCAAAACCCTGGTGAGCCTGTGGATCATCTCTGCCTGGAACTGGAATATCTTTACTTTTTGATGAGCCTGTACCTGCAGGATCCTGACCCTGAAACAGCCGCGGAGATTGCTGACTTCTCAGGCAATTTCATGCTGCCATGGATCCAGGAATTCATGCAGCGCATACCTGCGGATGCACCGGGTGCTGCTTTTTTTGCAAATACCGCCGAGGCAATGCAGGATCTACTGCAGCTGCTTGGAAGGACTTCCTGA
- a CDS encoding sulfurtransferase TusA family protein has protein sequence MKLPPRIIADKVVDARGLSCPLPLLKTKKALDSLKSGQTVKIICTDPGSKDHIPDLGLRNGSSFLGMEHSDEDTLSYFIQKD, from the coding sequence ATGAAACTCCCCCCCCGGATAATCGCCGACAAAGTTGTGGATGCCAGAGGCTTGAGTTGTCCCCTGCCCTTGCTGAAAACCAAAAAAGCCCTGGACTCTCTGAAATCCGGTCAGACAGTTAAAATCATATGTACTGATCCGGGTTCAAAAGACCATATCCCTGACCTGGGTCTGCGCAACGGCAGCAGTTTTCTTGGTATGGAGCATTCAGACGAGGATACCCTTAGCTATTTTATCCAGAAAGACTGA
- a CDS encoding rhodanese-like domain-containing protein, with the protein MYQRLQKLALPGLILALALFLAAGCVKDEPRHVAGYEPGEPIPTVEVETDVPNPFHTFVGIDFVKPIVADNVLREEPRDDVMLIDARPKRPRFDRGHIPTAVSLPDGEFEEKAEDVLPEDKSTLLIFYCMNPA; encoded by the coding sequence ATGTACCAAAGGCTCCAAAAACTGGCCCTGCCCGGGCTTATCCTTGCGCTGGCTCTTTTTCTTGCAGCCGGCTGCGTCAAGGATGAACCCAGGCATGTCGCCGGGTATGAACCCGGAGAACCCATCCCCACTGTTGAAGTGGAAACAGATGTCCCCAATCCCTTTCACACCTTCGTAGGCATTGATTTTGTCAAACCCATTGTAGCAGACAATGTGCTCAGGGAAGAACCCCGGGATGACGTCATGCTCATTGATGCCCGGCCCAAGCGCCCCCGTTTTGACCGTGGTCACATTCCTACCGCCGTGAGTCTGCCTGACGGTGAATTTGAAGAAAAAGCTGAAGATGTCCTTCCCGAGGACAAGTCAACCCTTCTCATTTTCTACTGCATGAACCCTGCCTGA
- a CDS encoding rhodanese-like domain-containing protein, whose protein sequence is MGYENVVVFPEGDEHWADQGYKLWTIEDITEPDEAEVAEAEEAAEPSDIKEGEFPGSIDEDFFVELMETDPGSIRLIDVRDEDEFSRGHLPQAERMNVDEIRANMDEFDDEKPIVLICATGARSGEAYFTFQDQRPELDVYYLDANVSYGEDGSFEIE, encoded by the coding sequence ATGGGATACGAAAATGTAGTAGTTTTCCCGGAAGGTGATGAGCACTGGGCTGACCAGGGTTACAAGCTGTGGACCATCGAAGACATTACAGAGCCTGATGAAGCCGAAGTGGCTGAAGCTGAAGAAGCGGCCGAGCCTTCGGACATTAAAGAAGGGGAATTCCCCGGATCCATAGATGAAGACTTCTTTGTGGAACTTATGGAGACTGATCCCGGCAGCATCCGCCTTATTGATGTAAGAGACGAGGACGAATTCAGCCGCGGCCATCTGCCCCAGGCCGAGCGCATGAATGTGGATGAAATCCGGGCCAATATGGATGAGTTCGACGACGAAAAACCCATTGTCCTCATCTGCGCCACCGGCGCACGCAGCGGTGAAGCCTACTTCACCTTTCAGGATCAGCGCCCTGAGCTGGATGTCTACTACCTGGATGCCAACGTATCCTATGGTGAAGACGGCAGTTTTGAAATCGAATAA
- a CDS encoding YeeE/YedE thiosulfate transporter family protein produces the protein MATTFWSSFREEARKVYIKVFQNSWPIWLAAVFLAILALMIFLWDSMWGITGGFRNWGDNFFYLIGLYSERPTEPWMSNMSMSNIGLVLGALAAALMAGQFKLRNSSWYEYLKGIAGGGLMGIGAAIASGCNIGGFYNAIGMFSMGGYAMMIGLGIGAYIGLRILIWEMMNVPQQFTAAPPSREMPGKAFINWGKISPFAGGLVLVLILTAFYLYSVQGETVLGGLLFFGALIGITMQRARLCFARAFREPFMTGDAEMVRAIALSLLIYGMGSAVIKYNWIQPETMGVFHPFWLGSLLGGIIFGIGMLLAGGCGSGSLWRAGEGHIKLIIAVVSFALFNSLGFAFLERFQVQDWLGSGVFMPDVFGWPLALAVFVLIPVAWALWAIWNEKSEKFVIF, from the coding sequence GTGGCAACCACTTTTTGGAGCAGCTTCCGCGAGGAAGCAAGGAAAGTGTACATCAAGGTTTTCCAGAACAGCTGGCCCATATGGCTGGCGGCTGTCTTTCTGGCAATCCTGGCTCTCATGATTTTTCTCTGGGACAGCATGTGGGGAATCACCGGTGGATTCAGAAACTGGGGCGACAATTTTTTCTATCTCATCGGCCTTTATTCCGAACGACCCACTGAACCCTGGATGAGCAACATGTCCATGTCCAATATCGGCCTGGTACTGGGAGCGCTGGCCGCAGCCTTGATGGCCGGGCAGTTCAAGCTCAGGAACTCCTCCTGGTATGAGTACCTTAAAGGTATCGCCGGCGGGGGGCTCATGGGAATCGGGGCGGCCATAGCCTCGGGCTGCAACATAGGCGGATTTTACAATGCCATCGGCATGTTCTCCATGGGCGGCTATGCCATGATGATCGGGCTGGGCATTGGGGCCTACATCGGCCTTCGCATTTTAATCTGGGAAATGATGAACGTGCCCCAACAGTTTACTGCAGCTCCCCCTTCCAGGGAAATGCCGGGAAAGGCGTTCATAAACTGGGGGAAAATATCGCCTTTTGCCGGTGGACTGGTCCTGGTGCTTATTCTAACAGCATTCTACCTGTATTCCGTGCAGGGAGAAACAGTACTTGGAGGCCTTTTGTTCTTCGGTGCACTTATCGGCATCACCATGCAGCGTGCCCGTCTGTGCTTCGCCAGGGCCTTCAGAGAACCTTTTATGACCGGGGATGCTGAAATGGTCAGGGCCATAGCGCTGAGCCTTCTCATCTACGGTATGGGTTCGGCAGTAATCAAGTACAACTGGATCCAGCCCGAAACCATGGGTGTATTTCATCCCTTCTGGCTGGGCAGTCTTCTGGGGGGCATCATTTTTGGAATAGGCATGCTTCTGGCAGGAGGCTGCGGTTCAGGATCACTATGGAGAGCTGGTGAGGGGCATATAAAGCTTATCATTGCTGTTGTATCCTTTGCCCTGTTCAATTCCCTGGGATTTGCCTTTCTGGAACGCTTCCAGGTCCAGGACTGGCTGGGATCGGGAGTATTCATGCCTGACGTGTTCGGCTGGCCCCTGGCCCTCGCAGTATTCGTACTCATCCCCGTTGCCTGGGCTCTTTGGGCCATCTGGAATGAAAAAAGCGAAAAATTTGTAATATTCTAA
- a CDS encoding sulfurtransferase TusA family protein encodes MDTSTINADKVVDTSGLSCPMPLLKTKKAMKELSSGQVLQVIGTDPGSKNDIPEFGNKDGNEFLGMQDTDEGKTNYYIKKG; translated from the coding sequence ATGGACACTTCCACTATCAATGCAGACAAGGTTGTCGACACCAGCGGGCTGAGCTGCCCCATGCCCCTGCTTAAAACCAAAAAGGCCATGAAAGAGCTGTCAAGTGGCCAGGTTCTGCAGGTAATCGGAACTGACCCGGGATCCAAAAACGATATCCCCGAGTTCGGAAACAAGGACGGCAATGAATTCCTGGGCATGCAGGACACAGACGAGGGCAAAACCAACTACTACATCAAAAAGGGGTAA